One genomic region from Sphingobacterium sp. UGAL515B_05 encodes:
- a CDS encoding RagB/SusD family nutrient uptake outer membrane protein, which yields MKMMKKIIAIVLLTSILGCKKDLLDTSPYSSVSTATMWTTDNLTDLGIAGIYSSFRLLMGHSGLISPYELYQFDRFSYTGQARFDEPLLTGTITAGDPLFVNVWKIQYEGIQRANDALKNIPLKSPSTAEKKAKYIAEAKFLRAYFYFRLNQLYKGVPIYLEPFTAAEAIKGRSSEDDVWNQILADLNDCIAETNFPDRYPAGNANYGHATKAAAYALRGKVYLYRKDWAKASADFQKVKDAGHTLFGDYKALFKEANEQCPEMIFSIQHRSESGYGNNMQLFCGWPSVYSRGWNYYMPSPHLVDLYENNDGSKFEWDKIIPGYSSLTENEREVFFLRNNLTEAEKTAAALRGAKMSLYLPQGNEERIKKAYENRDPRLQANVVTPYSTFRGAYNFTNVESLQFMRWPFRGQAQVDGDIQSDTQINFFYFYRKFVAEGVNEIVDRNYGPIDFPIFRYADILLMWAEALNEEGKLNEAITKVNEVRQRAGVALLNSNAATAVGGKEDLRLRIRNERRVEFPNEGINYFDELRWGTWKEKVFQAGNGRKQVWGTNVGNYSYKGDFLNVWPIPTSEIQMNVNLVQNPGWID from the coding sequence ATGAAAATGATGAAAAAAATAATAGCAATTGTATTGCTAACAAGTATATTGGGTTGCAAAAAAGATCTTTTGGATACTTCCCCCTATTCATCGGTCTCCACCGCAACGATGTGGACAACCGACAATTTAACTGATTTAGGGATTGCGGGGATCTATAGTTCCTTTCGACTCTTAATGGGGCATAGCGGACTGATCTCACCTTATGAACTTTATCAGTTTGACCGTTTCTCCTATACTGGGCAGGCACGTTTTGATGAACCCTTATTGACCGGTACCATCACCGCCGGTGATCCCTTATTTGTGAATGTTTGGAAGATTCAATATGAAGGTATCCAACGTGCAAACGATGCCTTAAAGAATATTCCCCTAAAATCGCCTTCTACAGCGGAAAAAAAAGCGAAATATATTGCGGAAGCTAAATTTCTACGTGCTTACTTTTATTTTCGGCTCAATCAGCTCTACAAAGGGGTTCCCATCTACCTTGAGCCGTTTACTGCAGCCGAGGCCATCAAAGGACGTAGTTCGGAAGATGATGTCTGGAATCAAATCCTGGCAGACTTGAACGATTGTATCGCAGAAACTAATTTTCCGGATCGTTATCCTGCAGGGAATGCGAATTATGGACATGCAACAAAGGCGGCAGCTTATGCCTTACGGGGTAAAGTTTATCTCTATCGAAAAGATTGGGCAAAGGCTTCGGCAGATTTTCAAAAAGTAAAAGATGCTGGCCACACACTTTTTGGAGATTATAAAGCTTTGTTTAAAGAAGCTAATGAACAGTGTCCTGAGATGATTTTTTCTATTCAGCATCGGAGTGAGTCAGGCTATGGAAATAATATGCAATTGTTTTGTGGTTGGCCCTCGGTTTATTCGCGTGGCTGGAATTATTACATGCCTTCGCCACATTTGGTCGATCTCTATGAAAATAACGATGGTTCTAAGTTTGAATGGGATAAAATTATTCCCGGATACAGCAGTCTAACCGAAAATGAAAGGGAGGTGTTTTTTCTGCGCAACAATCTCACGGAGGCCGAGAAAACTGCAGCAGCGTTGAGAGGTGCAAAGATGAGTCTTTATCTACCGCAAGGCAATGAGGAGCGTATAAAAAAGGCCTATGAAAATCGTGATCCCCGTTTGCAGGCCAATGTCGTGACGCCTTATTCGACTTTTAGGGGTGCCTATAATTTTACGAATGTTGAAAGTCTTCAATTTATGCGCTGGCCATTTCGCGGGCAGGCACAGGTAGACGGCGATATTCAGAGTGATACACAGATCAATTTCTTCTATTTCTATCGAAAATTTGTCGCTGAAGGAGTCAATGAGATTGTGGATCGCAATTATGGTCCTATCGATTTTCCGATTTTCCGCTATGCTGATATTTTATTGATGTGGGCCGAGGCCTTGAATGAAGAAGGTAAATTAAATGAAGCTATAACAAAAGTTAACGAAGTTCGTCAGCGTGCGGGAGTAGCACTTTTAAATTCCAATGCTGCAACTGCCGTTGGCGGGAAGGAGGACTTACGCCTACGTATTCGTAATGAACGTCGGGTTGAGTTCCCGAATGAAGGGATCAATTACTTTGACGAACTGCGTTGGGGAACCTGGAAAGAGAAAGTATTTCAAGCGGGCAATGGACGTAAGCAGGTTTGGGGGACAAATGTTGGGAATTATAGCTATAAGGGTGACTTCCTGAACGTATGGCCTATTCCGACCTCAGAAATACAGATGAACGTGAACCTGGTGCAGAACCCGGGGTGGATCGATTAG
- a CDS encoding SusC/RagA family TonB-linked outer membrane protein — protein sequence MKLIVLISLLTAMQLFAEGNAQTINLTAKHVTLNEVMRDIQKQSGVNFFLTGKSLAQARLSVNIQHAKLEDALNAIVAPLDLEWIKKDEVIVIKPKRNPPNTERKEVLQRSIAGKVVNGKGQALVGTTITVKGANISTVTDQDGRFTIQLPTANGTLVFSNVGYQRLEKSVTGNDELTIVLQEEVSGLDEVVVVGYGSQKRANVIGAVSTVNGSSVENRSTSTLSSSLAGLAAGVNVQATTGKPGADGASILIRGKGTLNNTSPLVVIDGIVGSMDAVNPNDVESISILKDAATAAIYGSLGSNGVILITTKKGAKGKNNVSYTGMVSMLRPNNVPEFITDYAQHMRLVNEGFKNLGQAAVYTEATINLWEEAKKNPTGLTEFGIPNEVAYPNTNWGDVLFGQRKLLQNHNLSLNGGSEQTQYLFSVGYFNNPGTMPETGADKIRLRINLQSKVAKFLTVGTQTFGDMQNLSVADVVTAYSYLTQTVPGVYPFYNGVYGFPAAAEESATANNALAFLNGMGGKNQVNRFNTTIFAKLNLMKGLEFESRVNYNHAYTETNSHQVPYEKWNFATNKLSTAALSPGQITTQYGLTKSYNVILDNVLRYSGSFGKHDVGGILGYNEQYFNQYNIGAAKLGLVHPDLTTFNSATTMSSITGDELDYGLRSFFGRANYAYANKYLAEAVVRYDGSSRFGNAKRWGFFPAFSAGWRISEESFMSPLKSFVNDLRVRASWGRTGNNASPGNYDHLPSYGTVNYSFNNQAVRGLAQTKLGNDLLHWETTTTTNVGFTATALKNKLTVDFDAYRAYTDGILYVPTIPATTGTATAATMNIAEVSKRGIELTLGYQDKINGFNYGISANFAYNTNRVEKYKGALSEGYVTDAAGNRVYQSNIGMVSTGVNQRILEGHEINEFYLYNVYRGSGSHFLADGSVDKNGGPRDGMIRTEQDMEWLKAMVAAGYSFQPADGIDPTKIWYGDLIYSDMNDDGIYGNVYDQKFMGKRETPAFNYGLSINMAYKGFDASMIWSASSGMAYYWNELYLNSSIVAQGKSVPALVANDHYYYNAANPSDPNNRLTGYYPRLKGVTDAQNGRTSDYYLYNASFVKLRNLQLGYSLPESLANRLSIAKLRIYLAGENLLTFTKYPGLDPEIGSTTNYPSMRQYSLGLNLTF from the coding sequence ATGAAATTGATCGTACTCATTTCTTTACTGACCGCGATGCAGCTGTTTGCAGAGGGAAATGCGCAGACCATAAACTTAACCGCTAAGCACGTCACCTTAAATGAGGTGATGCGCGATATCCAAAAACAGAGTGGTGTTAATTTTTTCTTAACTGGCAAGTCATTGGCTCAGGCACGTTTGTCAGTCAATATACAGCATGCCAAATTGGAAGATGCATTAAATGCTATCGTAGCACCTTTGGATCTGGAGTGGATCAAAAAAGATGAGGTGATCGTGATAAAACCCAAAAGAAATCCGCCAAATACCGAACGCAAAGAAGTCCTGCAGCGGAGCATTGCTGGTAAAGTTGTTAATGGCAAAGGACAAGCCCTGGTAGGAACAACCATTACAGTGAAGGGAGCTAATATTTCCACGGTCACGGACCAGGATGGAAGGTTTACGATTCAGTTACCAACGGCAAATGGCACTTTGGTATTTTCAAACGTAGGCTATCAACGTTTGGAAAAAAGTGTCACTGGAAATGATGAATTAACCATTGTACTTCAGGAAGAGGTAAGTGGTCTGGATGAGGTGGTCGTCGTAGGGTATGGAAGCCAGAAACGCGCAAATGTAATTGGTGCCGTGTCAACCGTGAACGGAAGTTCGGTAGAGAATAGGTCAACATCCACACTTAGTTCTTCACTGGCTGGACTCGCGGCGGGTGTTAACGTACAGGCCACAACGGGAAAACCAGGTGCAGACGGTGCTAGTATACTGATTCGTGGAAAGGGAACTTTAAACAATACGTCCCCCTTGGTTGTGATCGATGGTATTGTCGGATCTATGGATGCCGTTAATCCCAACGATGTGGAGTCAATTTCGATTTTAAAAGATGCGGCAACAGCAGCGATCTATGGATCTTTGGGGTCGAATGGCGTTATTTTAATTACGACAAAAAAGGGAGCCAAGGGAAAAAATAATGTGTCTTATACAGGCATGGTTTCGATGTTGCGCCCCAATAATGTACCTGAATTTATTACCGATTACGCACAACATATGCGCCTTGTTAATGAAGGCTTCAAAAATTTAGGGCAAGCGGCTGTTTATACTGAAGCAACAATCAACCTCTGGGAAGAAGCGAAGAAAAATCCAACAGGGTTAACTGAATTTGGTATTCCAAATGAAGTCGCATATCCAAATACCAATTGGGGTGATGTGCTTTTTGGACAACGCAAACTTTTACAAAATCATAATCTTTCTCTAAATGGCGGCAGCGAACAGACGCAATACCTCTTTTCAGTGGGCTATTTCAACAATCCGGGGACGATGCCCGAAACAGGAGCAGACAAGATACGTCTGCGTATTAACTTGCAGTCTAAAGTTGCCAAGTTTTTAACTGTGGGTACCCAGACCTTTGGCGATATGCAGAATTTGAGCGTCGCCGATGTGGTCACAGCATATTCTTATCTGACCCAAACTGTACCTGGAGTTTATCCTTTTTACAACGGGGTCTATGGTTTCCCGGCTGCTGCCGAAGAATCGGCTACTGCAAACAATGCCTTGGCTTTTCTAAATGGGATGGGGGGAAAGAACCAGGTCAATCGATTCAATACCACAATATTTGCGAAGTTAAATCTCATGAAAGGCTTGGAGTTTGAATCAAGGGTAAATTATAATCATGCCTATACCGAAACGAATTCTCATCAGGTGCCTTATGAAAAATGGAATTTTGCAACCAACAAATTAAGTACGGCAGCGCTGTCTCCAGGACAAATAACTACCCAGTATGGGTTAACCAAGAGCTACAATGTGATTCTTGATAATGTATTGCGTTATTCAGGATCTTTTGGCAAACACGATGTGGGCGGTATCTTGGGATATAATGAACAGTACTTTAACCAGTATAATATCGGAGCGGCCAAACTTGGACTTGTGCATCCAGACCTGACAACATTTAATTCGGCGACGACAATGAGTTCCATTACGGGGGATGAGCTTGACTACGGGTTGCGGTCCTTTTTTGGTCGCGCAAATTATGCTTACGCTAATAAATACCTTGCGGAAGCGGTGGTACGCTACGATGGATCATCTCGATTTGGAAATGCCAAACGTTGGGGGTTCTTTCCCGCCTTCTCTGCGGGATGGCGTATTTCGGAAGAATCTTTTATGAGCCCACTCAAATCTTTTGTGAATGATTTGCGAGTAAGGGCCTCTTGGGGGAGAACCGGAAATAATGCCTCTCCGGGTAATTACGATCATCTTCCCTCGTATGGTACGGTCAACTATTCTTTCAATAATCAGGCTGTTCGAGGATTGGCACAGACTAAACTAGGAAACGATCTTTTACACTGGGAAACGACCACAACAACAAATGTAGGTTTTACAGCCACGGCATTGAAAAATAAATTAACAGTCGATTTTGATGCCTACCGTGCTTATACCGATGGAATCCTATATGTTCCGACCATTCCAGCCACAACTGGAACCGCTACAGCGGCAACGATGAATATTGCCGAAGTTAGCAAGCGGGGGATTGAATTGACGCTGGGATACCAAGATAAAATCAACGGTTTTAACTATGGAATATCGGCCAACTTCGCCTATAATACCAATCGGGTAGAAAAATATAAAGGGGCATTGTCGGAGGGCTATGTAACGGATGCGGCCGGTAATCGTGTTTACCAGTCCAACATCGGTATGGTTTCTACCGGTGTCAACCAGCGTATTTTAGAAGGACACGAAATCAATGAATTTTACTTGTACAATGTATACCGAGGTTCGGGAAGCCATTTTTTAGCAGATGGTTCTGTCGATAAAAATGGAGGGCCGCGCGACGGTATGATCCGGACGGAACAGGATATGGAATGGTTGAAGGCTATGGTCGCTGCAGGTTACTCATTTCAGCCTGCCGATGGCATAGACCCTACCAAGATATGGTATGGTGACTTGATCTATTCGGATATGAACGATGATGGTATCTACGGGAACGTCTATGACCAAAAGTTTATGGGCAAAAGAGAAACTCCTGCATTCAATTACGGCCTCAGTATCAACATGGCCTATAAAGGATTTGATGCATCCATGATTTGGTCTGCTTCTTCAGGTATGGCGTATTACTGGAATGAACTCTATCTCAATTCTTCCATCGTTGCGCAGGGAAAATCGGTGCCAGCATTGGTTGCCAACGATCATTACTATTATAATGCCGCAAATCCTTCCGATCCCAACAACCGGCTAACTGGTTATTATCCACGCTTAAAAGGAGTGACAGATGCACAGAATGGACGTACCAGCGATTATTATTTGTATAACGCTTCTTTTGTGAAGCTACGTAACCTACAATTGGGTTATTCGCTTCCAGAAAGCTTGGCAAACCGTCTATCAATTGCAAAATTACGGATCTATTTAGCGGGTGAAAACTTGCTGACATTTACGAAATATCCTGGTTTAGATCCTGAGATAGGTTCAACAACAAATTACCCTTCCATGCGGCAATATTCACTGGGTTTGAATCTTACTTTTTAA
- a CDS encoding FecR family protein codes for METNKSKIDQLLQKYKEGNCSLEEIEWLQHALSATDIGDQDAIDQAIVTSLLQPSAAGKMSESRQKIVLGNIKKQIQQGTQERDKPKFSIGWPYWAAAACLLLFIFTMLFWQQQTSPVQADINLVRMQDTTGDVVNPGGNSATLRLANGTLLELDKQASGIVMGESITYENGKSIAAAALDKQAMAADPSKLILELATPLGGIYQITLPDGTKVWLNAGSSLKYPMSFAKNERRVRLEGEAFFEVTKDSARPFKVLSKGQEIEVLGTAFNVNAYPDNTAIKTTLVKGKVKLSNNNRYSEAIYLLPGQQSTNTNNGKIQLANVDTAPFTAWKEGLFYFDETPLSDALQQIGRWYNVEVKYKGEVPQTHFYGRIKRSKPLREVLDVLEEGGLRFELSKSDEKNILYVRPL; via the coding sequence GTGGAGACCAATAAATCTAAAATAGACCAATTACTTCAAAAATATAAAGAAGGGAACTGTTCGCTTGAAGAGATCGAATGGCTACAACATGCGCTTTCTGCTACCGACATCGGGGATCAGGATGCCATCGATCAGGCTATAGTCACTAGTTTACTCCAGCCTTCTGCTGCAGGAAAAATGAGTGAATCCAGGCAAAAAATAGTGCTCGGAAATATCAAAAAGCAAATTCAGCAAGGCACACAGGAGCGCGATAAACCTAAGTTTTCAATCGGATGGCCCTATTGGGCTGCGGCGGCTTGCCTACTGCTCTTTATTTTTACAATGCTATTCTGGCAGCAACAGACGAGTCCTGTTCAGGCAGACATTAACCTCGTGAGGATGCAAGATACAACGGGTGATGTTGTAAATCCTGGCGGAAACAGTGCTACCCTGCGTTTAGCGAACGGCACACTTTTAGAACTCGATAAACAGGCATCGGGAATTGTGATGGGAGAAAGTATTACCTACGAAAATGGAAAGTCTATCGCTGCTGCGGCATTAGATAAACAGGCGATGGCGGCAGATCCAAGTAAGCTTATATTGGAGTTAGCCACTCCATTAGGAGGCATATACCAGATTACTTTACCCGACGGGACAAAAGTATGGCTCAATGCGGGCTCTTCGCTAAAATATCCGATGAGCTTTGCTAAAAATGAACGAAGAGTTCGTTTGGAAGGCGAGGCCTTTTTTGAAGTGACGAAAGATAGCGCACGACCTTTCAAAGTGCTGAGTAAAGGACAGGAAATTGAGGTGCTGGGGACTGCCTTTAACGTCAATGCTTATCCCGATAATACAGCGATTAAGACGACTTTAGTCAAGGGAAAGGTTAAATTATCGAACAATAATCGATATTCAGAAGCAATATACCTGCTACCAGGCCAGCAATCGACCAATACCAATAACGGAAAAATACAGCTCGCAAATGTGGATACAGCACCCTTTACAGCCTGGAAAGAAGGTTTGTTTTATTTTGACGAAACACCGCTTTCGGATGCACTGCAGCAGATCGGTCGCTGGTATAATGTCGAAGTGAAGTATAAGGGCGAGGTACCGCAAACACATTTCTATGGTCGTATAAAACGAAGCAAGCCACTTCGCGAGGTACTTGACGTATTGGAAGAAGGTGGATTGCGTTTTGAGCTGAGCAAAAGCGATGAAAAGAATATCCTATATGTTAGACCGTTGTAA
- a CDS encoding RNA polymerase sigma-70 factor, whose product MDINQNLPEKELLCQLHHGDIQAFDILYHRYSQIIYANILKFLKNETSAEDLLQDVFLRIWENRSKIDPEQSFAAFLFTCSRNITFNFKRRLKLEMESEVQLAYGALESENTIDKVLDSKEAMVLVENLLSRLPKQRQKIFRLSKLEGKSYKEIAEEMDISIATVRDHIVKANKFIRHGALQDNGFSALLMILLLHAAN is encoded by the coding sequence ATGGACATCAATCAAAATCTGCCTGAGAAGGAACTCTTGTGCCAACTCCATCATGGAGATATACAGGCTTTTGATATCTTGTACCATCGTTATAGCCAGATTATCTATGCCAATATCCTTAAGTTTCTGAAAAATGAAACTAGTGCCGAAGATTTACTGCAGGATGTTTTTCTACGCATCTGGGAAAATAGGTCAAAAATAGATCCTGAACAATCTTTTGCAGCATTTCTATTTACCTGTTCGCGTAACATCACATTTAATTTCAAGCGACGCTTGAAATTGGAGATGGAATCTGAAGTCCAGCTCGCCTATGGCGCATTGGAATCTGAAAATACCATTGATAAAGTGCTCGATTCCAAGGAGGCCATGGTCTTGGTAGAAAACTTGTTGAGCAGATTGCCGAAACAACGCCAAAAAATATTTAGGTTATCTAAGCTTGAAGGCAAAAGCTATAAGGAGATTGCCGAAGAAATGGATATTTCGATTGCTACTGTTCGTGACCATATTGTTAAAGCCAATAAATTTATCCGACATGGTGCATTGCAGGACAATGGCTTCTCGGCCCTCCTAATGATTCTGCTTCTACATGCTGCAAATTAA
- a CDS encoding alginate lyase family protein: MQNFIYLFFGLQAQTTQFLKIGLTLLIVCLFIWPSHGHGQSLMHPITQINYVKSQINKKSEPVYAAYKQLITLADSLLLTDHHAVEDFSVPGFYSDKEGQRAMAKKLHADAFAAYCTALAYTLNGEQKYASKALYFINSWATINKKYSQFDGPVVLSYAGAGLMIAAELLKNDPLWAKKDRDHFKVWAIDVYQKATHFLRERSNNIADWARFANLLSANFLDDQKELSFTIDLIKADLFEKIAADGHLIEEVKRGEKGLWYTYFSLAPLTASMWCIHNATGENLFTATKDGKSVRQALDYLYYYNQHPTEWPWFKNPDVDMLDRTAGVWPSNLFEAMKDIYNTSKFDPYLSMYRPIVYKKNHFAWTFPTLMPAHLHLENKTK, from the coding sequence ATGCAAAATTTCATATATTTATTTTTTGGCCTACAGGCCCAAACCACTCAATTTTTAAAAATAGGATTGACCTTGTTGATAGTCTGTCTATTTATTTGGCCTTCACATGGTCATGGGCAATCCTTAATGCACCCCATTACCCAGATCAATTATGTTAAATCACAAATCAACAAAAAATCCGAACCTGTATATGCGGCATACAAGCAGTTGATTACGCTGGCCGATTCTCTTTTATTAACTGACCATCATGCAGTTGAAGATTTTAGTGTACCCGGCTTTTATAGCGATAAAGAAGGCCAACGTGCTATGGCAAAAAAGCTCCATGCGGATGCTTTCGCTGCCTATTGTACGGCCTTGGCGTATACCTTAAACGGAGAGCAAAAGTATGCATCCAAGGCCTTATATTTCATTAACTCCTGGGCCACAATCAATAAAAAATACAGTCAGTTTGACGGACCAGTTGTGCTTTCTTATGCGGGAGCCGGATTAATGATTGCTGCCGAATTACTTAAAAACGATCCCCTTTGGGCGAAGAAAGATCGCGATCATTTTAAGGTCTGGGCCATCGATGTCTATCAAAAAGCGACACATTTCTTACGCGAAAGATCCAATAATATTGCGGATTGGGCGAGGTTTGCGAATCTACTTTCGGCAAACTTTCTTGATGACCAAAAAGAGCTTTCTTTTACAATAGACTTGATCAAGGCTGATCTTTTCGAAAAGATCGCAGCTGATGGTCATCTTATTGAGGAAGTAAAACGGGGTGAGAAAGGTTTATGGTACACCTACTTTTCTTTAGCACCATTGACAGCCTCCATGTGGTGTATACACAATGCCACGGGAGAAAACCTATTTACCGCCACAAAGGATGGAAAATCGGTTAGGCAGGCCCTTGACTATTTATATTATTACAATCAACATCCAACTGAATGGCCTTGGTTTAAAAATCCGGACGTTGACATGCTAGACAGGACAGCAGGAGTTTGGCCCTCCAATCTCTTTGAGGCCATGAAGGATATTTATAATACATCGAAATTTGATCCGTATCTTTCCATGTACCGTCCAATAGTTTACAAAAAAAATCATTTTGCGTGGACTTTCCCCACACTAATGCCAGCACACTTGCATCTCGAAAATAAGACCAAGTAG
- a CDS encoding glycoside hydrolase family 32 protein, with translation MIRLKKYSVLMLLLSVFGTSLAQKGQHKQGDPEEKYRPLYHFTPQQGWMNDPNGLVYLDGNYHLFFQHNPENPVWGPMHWGHAISKDLIHWDEQKIALYPDSLGTIFSGSAVIDKDNTAGFGKGAMVAIFTHHNHQEEDRKTGLHQNQSLAYSLDKGLTWTKYTGNPVLPNPGIWDFRDPKVMWHAHSQRWIMTLATKDCITFYSSKDLKTWQKESEFGKEVGAHGGVWECPDLIPMDYKGATKWVLLVSINPGGPNGGSVTQYFVGDFDGHQFRTADTKIKWLDWGPDNYAGVTWSNLGDRHLMIGWMSNWQYANVVPTTKWRSSSTIPRVLSLGKVGQSFYVSSTVPKEIETAFRPLKKYHGGGTKEVSFGQHLPQAYRLDLKNLKQQAFKVILSNESGDELVIGYREDQNTYYIDRSKSGEVSFNGDFSKTALAQRLLNKGALSFSLYVDVSSVELFADEGLTVMTSLFFPKTPITKLRIVGDKKLEFQEIGISAFKR, from the coding sequence ATGATAAGATTAAAGAAATACAGTGTTTTAATGCTTCTGCTAAGTGTTTTTGGTACGAGTCTGGCACAGAAAGGACAGCATAAACAAGGGGATCCCGAAGAGAAGTATCGCCCACTTTACCATTTTACCCCACAGCAGGGCTGGATGAACGACCCCAATGGACTGGTTTATCTGGACGGTAATTATCATCTTTTTTTTCAGCATAATCCTGAAAACCCCGTTTGGGGGCCTATGCACTGGGGCCATGCGATCAGTAAAGATTTAATCCATTGGGACGAGCAGAAGATCGCATTGTATCCCGATAGTTTGGGGACTATTTTCTCCGGTAGTGCTGTAATCGATAAAGATAACACGGCAGGTTTTGGAAAAGGTGCTATGGTCGCTATTTTTACCCATCACAATCATCAGGAAGAGGACCGAAAAACAGGATTGCATCAAAATCAAAGTTTGGCTTATAGTTTGGACAAGGGGCTTACCTGGACGAAGTATACAGGCAATCCGGTATTGCCAAACCCGGGCATATGGGATTTCAGAGATCCAAAGGTGATGTGGCATGCGCATAGTCAGCGTTGGATTATGACCTTGGCTACAAAAGATTGTATTACTTTCTATTCTTCCAAAGATTTGAAAACATGGCAGAAGGAAAGTGAGTTTGGCAAAGAGGTGGGGGCCCATGGCGGTGTCTGGGAATGCCCTGATCTTATCCCCATGGATTACAAAGGAGCTACAAAATGGGTTTTGCTGGTGAGCATCAATCCAGGTGGACCCAACGGTGGCTCGGTGACACAATATTTTGTGGGTGACTTTGATGGGCATCAGTTCCGAACAGCGGATACTAAAATAAAGTGGTTGGATTGGGGACCCGATAACTATGCCGGCGTAACCTGGAGTAACCTAGGGGATAGGCACCTGATGATTGGCTGGATGAGCAACTGGCAATATGCCAATGTGGTTCCTACCACAAAATGGCGTTCTTCCTCAACCATACCCCGTGTTTTATCTTTAGGAAAAGTTGGACAGTCGTTCTACGTTTCGAGTACTGTTCCCAAAGAAATTGAAACCGCATTTCGTCCACTAAAAAAATACCATGGCGGTGGAACGAAGGAAGTTTCGTTCGGCCAACATCTCCCACAAGCGTACCGTTTGGACCTCAAAAATTTGAAGCAGCAGGCTTTTAAAGTCATCTTATCAAATGAATCTGGCGACGAATTGGTTATTGGTTATCGTGAAGACCAAAATACCTATTATATCGATCGTTCTAAGTCCGGTGAAGTGTCTTTTAATGGAGATTTCTCAAAGACAGCTTTGGCACAACGGCTGCTAAATAAGGGAGCACTTTCTTTCAGTTTGTATGTTGATGTGAGCTCTGTGGAACTTTTTGCAGACGAGGGGCTAACGGTAATGACCAGTTTATTTTTTCCAAAAACGCCGATAACCAAGCTGCGTATCGTAGGCGATAAAAAGCTGGAGTTTCAGGAAATCGGTATTTCTGCATTTAAGAGATAA